Proteins encoded in a region of the Haloarcula sp. CBA1129 genome:
- a CDS encoding DUF4013 domain-containing protein produces MDSLEDTLRYPMEDDDWTTTVLIGGGLSLLSFLIVPGILVYGYLVQAVRKRAEGATQPPAFEDWGELFVDGLKAWVIGIVYMLVPLIVFGVTVGGSLFAMATGTRAGAGAGLAGLFGGLAISFVLSLVFGYVATAAIIHFACTGEFGAGFDFGTLRKLVLSPEYATPWLVSIALFIAANVVVNLLNVVPFIGSLIAVVLSPFVTFYMVVVATDLWAGGYNAALDEQEEPESVGTATV; encoded by the coding sequence ATGGATTCGCTCGAAGACACGCTCAGGTATCCCATGGAAGACGACGACTGGACGACGACTGTACTCATCGGTGGCGGCCTCAGCCTCCTCTCGTTTCTCATCGTGCCCGGCATCCTCGTCTACGGGTATCTCGTTCAGGCGGTCCGTAAACGGGCTGAAGGGGCAACACAGCCGCCGGCGTTCGAGGACTGGGGCGAACTGTTCGTCGACGGCCTCAAGGCATGGGTCATCGGCATCGTGTACATGCTCGTCCCGCTCATCGTGTTCGGGGTGACCGTCGGCGGTAGCCTGTTCGCGATGGCGACGGGCACCCGCGCCGGGGCGGGTGCTGGTCTGGCCGGTTTGTTTGGCGGGCTTGCGATATCGTTCGTCCTGTCGCTGGTGTTCGGCTACGTAGCGACGGCGGCTATCATTCACTTCGCCTGTACCGGCGAGTTCGGTGCCGGGTTCGACTTCGGAACGTTGCGGAAGCTGGTCCTGTCCCCGGAGTACGCGACGCCATGGCTGGTCTCGATTGCGCTGTTCATCGCCGCAAACGTGGTGGTGAATCTGCTGAACGTGGTTCCGTTCATCGGCTCGCTTATTGCCGTGGTTCTCAGTCCCTTCGTTACCTTCTACATGGTGGTCGTTGCGACGGACCTCTGGGCCGGCGGCTACAACGCTGCCCTTGACGAGCAAGAGGAACCGGAGTCGGTCGGGACGGCAACCGTTTAG
- a CDS encoding universal stress protein: protein MAKRILVPVDSSDQATAACEFAAEEHPEATIVLLHVINPAEAGYSAEASIPSFSEEWYETQKATAEELLDDLEAAVAESGVESVERVIEVGRPTKVIVESTDDHDIDQIIMGSHGRSGMSRILLGSVAEIVVRRATVPVTVVR, encoded by the coding sequence ATGGCAAAGCGAATCCTTGTTCCGGTCGACAGTTCCGACCAAGCGACGGCAGCCTGTGAGTTCGCAGCCGAGGAACATCCGGAGGCAACCATTGTTCTCTTGCACGTCATCAACCCCGCAGAGGCCGGCTACAGCGCGGAGGCGTCGATTCCGTCCTTCTCCGAGGAGTGGTACGAGACACAGAAGGCCACAGCGGAGGAACTGCTCGACGACCTCGAAGCGGCGGTGGCCGAGAGCGGCGTCGAGTCAGTCGAGCGCGTCATCGAGGTCGGTCGGCCGACGAAGGTCATCGTGGAGTCCACCGACGACCACGACATCGACCAGATTATCATGGGGAGCCACGGCCGTTCTGGGATGTCCCGCATCCTGCTTGGCAGCGTCGCCGAAATCGTCGTCCGGCGAGCCACCGTTCCGGTAACTGTCGTCAGATAG
- a CDS encoding universal stress protein, whose translation MVLLVPFDGSALSEAALERATEFANYRGEDVTVLSVIPDDAAYARERGWVDADATFAVETVADRMREQAASVAPTASFRYEIPDDVSSMASTTTDITRTIREVAHDEGASIVFIGSENAGRVSSPVCSVGSPVSEDPQYDVHIVRHA comes from the coding sequence ATGGTACTACTCGTGCCTTTCGACGGTTCGGCTCTGTCGGAAGCCGCGCTGGAGCGGGCGACAGAGTTCGCGAACTACCGCGGCGAAGATGTCACTGTCCTGTCGGTTATCCCGGACGACGCGGCGTACGCGCGGGAGCGCGGTTGGGTCGACGCCGATGCGACGTTCGCCGTCGAGACCGTCGCCGACCGGATGCGAGAGCAGGCCGCATCGGTCGCCCCAACGGCGTCGTTCCGCTACGAGATCCCGGACGACGTAAGCTCGATGGCATCGACGACGACGGACATCACCCGGACGATCAGAGAAGTCGCGCACGACGAAGGGGCCTCAATCGTGTTCATCGGCAGTGAGAACGCCGGTCGGGTGTCGTCACCGGTCTGCAGCGTCGGCTCGCCGGTGTCGGAAGACCCCCAGTACGACGTTCACATCGTCCGGCACGCGTAG
- a CDS encoding ATP-binding protein, which produces MSDLGDFTDFDGDDAAADDEAAPSSETTDDGDRAVDASAGTDPTAQSTDDDFEDMDVTPAGTDTGLGVLSAANGLRISEKEDETVLRAYVTARNRSRLRIGTYLLVPYPDGERLFCRIKALEYAQEFHADDATEIHARRAMRERGIDERDFKCIAELEPVAVLYSDDGELKRRMTDRVPKPETVVREATDKSEIKTGLKIPEGGVFLGHLSVGGEKVRTAAEPPTIDYRLKDDYDAGDPLVFRHTLVAGGTGSGKTHSSKNVLRQYLGRTYEMGDGRTPELAVVQFDPQDEYAQMHDDNPAMTDDFERRCEREGVAYGGHDDTIAFVPKVAGADYNASHHRAEQVEFTIPFSLVHDNPWLIAGSSLNDNQYGALVNTLLPRFEREYGEGGTYSDFRTFLGDPALKEELDEAGDVHEKTFDAVKRRVQGFGSVFDQDARPITDQISKFVRDGGLTVIPTYHITDSRTASTIVLAVSSLLIDQKLSNDPDYDRIKETPLVLGMDEAHNFLTDADSVQGRKVIGKFTEAAKQGRKERLGLYLITQDPQDIADPVFKQINTTMVLNLGDEDAISAVNIPSNLESKVPYMEKGQRVVYSPDNSEPVELIGLSTCVTRHGRE; this is translated from the coding sequence ATGTCCGACCTCGGGGATTTCACTGATTTCGACGGCGACGACGCGGCGGCCGACGACGAGGCCGCACCGTCGTCCGAGACGACCGACGACGGCGACCGGGCTGTCGACGCATCGGCGGGGACCGACCCGACAGCTCAATCTACAGATGACGACTTCGAAGATATGGACGTGACACCGGCGGGAACAGACACCGGCCTCGGTGTCCTCTCGGCGGCGAACGGCCTCCGGATCAGCGAGAAGGAGGACGAAACGGTCCTGCGGGCCTACGTCACCGCGCGGAACCGTTCGCGCCTGCGCATCGGGACGTATCTGCTCGTTCCATACCCTGACGGAGAGCGCCTGTTCTGTCGCATCAAGGCTTTGGAGTACGCCCAAGAGTTTCACGCCGACGACGCGACCGAAATCCACGCCCGGCGGGCGATGCGTGAGCGGGGCATCGACGAGCGTGATTTCAAGTGCATCGCCGAACTGGAGCCTGTGGCCGTGCTATATTCCGATGACGGCGAACTCAAACGACGGATGACAGACCGGGTGCCAAAACCCGAAACCGTCGTCCGGGAGGCCACCGACAAATCCGAAATCAAGACCGGCCTGAAAATTCCCGAGGGCGGCGTCTTTCTGGGCCATCTCTCCGTCGGTGGCGAAAAGGTTCGAACGGCCGCCGAGCCGCCGACCATCGACTACCGGCTGAAAGACGACTACGACGCCGGCGACCCGCTCGTGTTCCGGCACACCCTCGTCGCCGGCGGAACCGGGTCCGGGAAGACCCACAGCTCGAAGAACGTCCTGCGGCAGTATCTCGGCCGGACCTACGAGATGGGCGACGGCCGCACGCCCGAACTCGCCGTCGTCCAGTTCGACCCCCAAGACGAGTACGCCCAGATGCACGACGACAACCCCGCGATGACCGACGACTTTGAACGCCGCTGTGAGCGGGAAGGCGTCGCCTACGGCGGCCACGACGATACCATCGCGTTTGTCCCGAAGGTGGCCGGGGCCGACTACAACGCTAGCCACCACCGCGCCGAGCAGGTGGAGTTCACCATTCCGTTCTCGCTCGTCCACGACAATCCGTGGCTCATCGCTGGCTCCAGCCTGAACGACAACCAGTACGGCGCGCTTGTGAACACGCTGCTCCCGCGCTTCGAGCGGGAATACGGCGAGGGTGGCACGTACAGCGACTTCCGGACTTTCCTTGGAGACCCCGCGCTCAAGGAGGAACTGGACGAGGCGGGTGACGTCCACGAGAAAACGTTCGACGCCGTCAAGCGCCGCGTGCAGGGCTTTGGCTCCGTCTTCGATCAGGACGCCCGCCCCATCACCGACCAGATATCGAAGTTCGTCCGCGACGGCGGCCTGACGGTCATTCCGACGTACCACATCACGGATTCCCGGACGGCATCGACTATCGTGCTGGCCGTCTCCAGCCTGCTCATCGACCAGAAGCTCTCGAACGATCCGGACTACGACCGTATCAAGGAGACGCCGCTCGTGCTGGGCATGGACGAGGCCCACAACTTCCTCACCGACGCCGACAGCGTCCAAGGCCGCAAAGTCATCGGGAAGTTCACTGAGGCCGCCAAACAGGGCCGAAAGGAGCGTCTGGGACTGTATCTCATCACACAAGACCCACAGGACATCGCTGACCCAGTGTTCAAACAGATCAACACGACGATGGTGCTCAATCTGGGCGACGAAGACGCCATCTCGGCGGTGAACATCCCGAGCAACCTCGAATCGAAGGTTCCCTACATGGAGAAGGGCCAGCGGGTCGTCTACTCGCCCGACAACTCCGAACCGGTGGAACTCATCGGCCTCTCGACGTGTGTGACCCGCCACGGTCGGGAGTGA